GTATCCACAAACTGTTGCCGCTGCGCAGTTTCCCCGTATTGCGAACGGTTTCTGCAAACACCCGCATATCGGCTTGTGCAGTAACATCGCCTTTATTGTCCAACGCGTTAGCGGCCAGCGTCACATCCCGCCTGGCACTTACTTTACCGCCTGCAGTCGTGTGAATTTCCTGAGCCTTAACGTTGAGATCGGTCCGAGCGTGGACGCTACTCAGCTCCACCCTACCTCGAACGTTTAGCGTAACGTCTCCCTGCCTGCTATTGATATTTCGCAGGTTCACGCCTACGCCGTCTTCAGTAGCAACTAGGCGAATTTTTCCTGCGTACATGCCACCTAAAGATTTGGTGTCTACCGCCAGCCGAGGTCGTGAGCCTTCGCCGGAAATAGGTTTTACCGTACCGTCTTTATAGTTAATTCGGTTAGTACCCTGCGTGAGTTTGAGGTCCTTCGCGTTTATCTTTCCGTTAAGTTCCACAGCGCGACTGATAACGTCGACATACTGCTGAGAGCTGCCATTCAGACCTTTTTCACCAACAGTGATTACACCTTTTCTTACCTCTAACGCTTCCAGAGCTCCGCGCTTGTCAAACTGGGGCCTGCCAGTGGTCAGAGCGACGGCTGGCGTATTGATAAACCCGCAGCCATCGCACGTAATGCCGTTCGGATTCGCTATCATTACGTTTGCTCTAGTACCGAAGACCTCCAGCTTTCCCTGTAGCGTAGAGCGGCTGCTTCCCGTTACTTCATTTATGATGAGCTCAGCAGCTTTTCCCTTTAGGTTGGGATTCGCCTCAAGCTGGCCAGAAAGCTGGGATCTGCCAGCCCTGACTGCGTTATTGAGCACTGCGCCAGACGTGCCAACGCTAAAATCCGTGAACTTGTTATGCGATACCCCAGACCCATTTGGAGCAGCAATATTGACTACCGGAATATTTCCCGGCCTAACCTGAGTACTACCACCAGCAGCGTTGATACCCGCGGCAATAGCCGGATGTAGCGGCTGAACGGCGATAAGATATATGAGTAACCAACTGGCACCGCGCGCCACAGGATGATTCAGCCTATCCATAACTTAATTCCTTATTATTGAGATTAAATCGCTTTCTCTCCCACGCGGCGCGTGGGGAATCAGAATGAGACGCCTGCCAGCCAGTAGACCACCCATCGGTCAGGTTCAAGACTGTTTGGATACACAAGAGGAGCCCCTATCGTCAGGGACTGACTTAACTGGCTCCCGTGAAGGGAAAAACCGGCTGATATTCCAGCGATATCTCCGCCATCCGCCAGCCTTCGCCGTCCAATTATGTGGCCCCCATCAAGGGCACCAGTGAAGGAAAGTTCACCCAAATCGGGCAAAGTCATTGCCTGCCAGTTCAGTTCATTGCGCCAGTAGCCGCCGCGATTTCCCGTCAGAGACTGCTCTTTAAATCCTCGAACCGAATAAATACCGCCAGCAGAAATACGCTCGCTGGCGTACAGATTGTCTGGCGAAGTCTGACCATAGAAAGAAGTCATATATGTCAAAGAGGGAGATAGCGGATAAAAATAGCTGGCGCTGAGGCTAAAACGGCGAAACTCACTGCGGGGTGCATCTGGATGTGCATTACTGTCTCTAGTTGCGCCCATCTCTTTTAGACCAATGGTAATGGCAGGATTAAACGTTACGTATCCGCCACCTAGCACCCTGCTATAGCCCAACCCTGACGTTAAACTGGTTAAGGTAGGGCTACTAATCGATAAACGCGTACCCGCTAGCCGGTTTTCTGTACGTCGACGAGACAGTGCGATATCCAAAGCAAAGCGTTGGCTGCCGTCCCGATACAGTGTGCGGTTCACGCCGGCCTGCCAAGCCTGTACTGTACCGTCATAGCGGTACGTCCCCGCATTGGCGGGAACTGTTTGATAAAAATCAGACCAGGAGTATTGCGTGCTAAATAGCCAGTAGCCATAAGGTAACGTTGCGCTAATCGAGAAACTGCGGCTTTGGCGATCGTGATGAAACTCACCGTCTCGAGAGGCGGATACCGTCCACTGATCCGCAAAGCGAAGGGGGTTGTCCACGACCAGAGAGGCACTAAGCTGGCTGCTTCCTGTACTTTTCTGGCCGCTGTTATCCACACTGATGTTCACGCGTGCAGGAAAGCGCCACTCTGCCGGAATCAGGACAACCTGTGAATACCCCGGTATCGTTCCGGGTTGAATATCTATAGTGACAGAACGGGAAGAAAGCCGATTCATTTGTTCCAGCCCCTGCTCCAGATCTCGCAGGTTGACGGCTTTTCCAATCAGGTCTGGAAAAGCCATGCTGATTAAAATAGAACTACCACCCTCTAGCGTTATTGACTCTGTTTTCCCTTCCGTCGCCCTAATCACCAATATACCGGAAGAGATATCTTGCTCAGGCAGCCATGCCTGCGAAGTAATATAGCCCCGTTCCAAATAGGCCTGAGTAATATCACGTACCAAAGTGCTGATATCAGACAGTGACATACAGCGCTGACGCCACGGACTCAGCAAACGTTCCGTGGTTGAAGGAGGGAGAAGCGAAGCTCCCTGTAAATCTATATGGTGAATATTTTGGCAGCTGTCAGCCGCCAGATGTTCATTCGATAGAGGTAGTTCAGACACAGAAATCGTGTTCTGTAACACCTCTCGCTGTTGTTGAGCACGATCCAGTAGTACCTTCTGTTGATGCTCAATAGTCGCCTGATCGGCAGGGCTAACAAGAGCAGCGCTCACAGAAAATCCAATCAAGAGGAGCGGTATGAAATAAATAAAGCGGAGATAATCCCTTACTCTCATGATAATAATAATCACTCTCATTTATAGTAAAGTGATTGTATTATTTTTTTGCTTTATGTCTATCCTTTCTTCAGCGCTTTCTCACAATTCCGTCGTGAACTTAATTCCCCTATTTTTCATATGGATAAAATTGAATATGGAGAGAACCCAATTAATGAGATTCTTATTACAAGAGAAAACTCAACGGCATTTTGCGCCGTAACTATTCAGCTCACAGCTTACCTGTTTACCAAAGTACTCACGATTTGGGGGGTTACTTGAGAGACCTATTCAGACTGGCATCCCGTCAAAACAGGGGCTCACAAAAAGAAACAGAGACGCGATGCTTTTTATATTTTTCATGTTCAAATCGTACTTCCGTGTAAAAGAGATAGCCGCAGCCAGAAAACAATATGGCCTCTGGAAAGCAGAGGCCATATGAGAACGAAGGCGTTTGGCTACAGGAAACGCCAGAAAGGCATCGCGGGCAGGATTACTTCTTACCCAGCAGGAACTTCACGACCTGACCGTATTCTTTGATAAAGCTTTCAATTGAATCCGCTTCCAAGCCTTCGGTTTTCACCATGTACTTGCCGTTAACAACCACAGAAGGCACGCTTCTGAGTTCAACGTCAGCAGCCAGCTTGCGCTGCTGTGCTGTCAGAGATTTCACGATAAAGCTGTTCCAAGCGCTGTCGAACTCTTCAGCCGTCACACCCGCTTGAATGAATGCCTGACGAATACCCTCAAGATTCTGGATTGTGCGGGTTTTCTGAATGCCTTCAAACAGAAGAGGAGCAACCTTCTGCTGCACGCCCAGCGTAATAGCCACAGCCCAGGCCTGAGTCAGTTGAGAACCCAGCTCACCGCCCATAAAGTCGACGTGGTATTTCACCATCTTGCCGTTTTCTGGCAGCTGTTTTTTAAACACGTCGGTCATGTGGTAGACGTTTTCAAAATCGTAGCAGTGCGGGCAGAAGAAGGAGAAAAACTCCATAACCTGCGGCTCTTCCGTGGCTTCACGAGAAAGCGTTGTATATTGTTTGCCATCTTTATAGTTAGCGACCACAGCCGACGTTTCCGCCGCGCTTGCCGTAACGATCGGATTAGCCAGTACTAAAAACGCACCTGCGGCAATCGCAGCACAAACCATTTTTTTCATCATTACACTCCGTGACAAAATAACAATAATCAGTACATTGGCGCCAGCCTAAGCGGCGGCGCCTCTAGTCGCTTAACCTGCTCAAACAACGCCGCTGGCTGCCTTTGCCAGTATTCCGCATCGGCTACCCAGGGGAAGCTTTTCGGAAATGCGGGATCCTCCCAGCGGCGCACCACCCAAGCCAGATAGTGCACCATCCGCATACCGCGCAGCGGCTCTATCAGCGCAAGTTCCCCTGAGGGAAATTCCGCAAATTCACTGTAGGCTTCAGCAATCAAGTCCAGCTGCATCAGCTGTTCCTGAGCTTCGCCCTGTAACATCATCCAAATATCCTGTACGACAGGACCGTTACGCGCGTCGTCCAGATCGACAAACGTCGGGCCGTCGCGCCACAGAATATTGCCGGGATGGCAGTCCCCGTGCAGTCGACAAGAAGACCAGTCAGTCCGCCAGTGCGACTCAACCGCCTGAATCAGAGCGTCGAGCGCGACCAAAAAGTCTGCTTTAACTGCCTTCGGCACTAGTGGGCTTTCCGCCAGCGTTTTCCGTGGCTGGTAAAGGTACTCATCCAGCCCAAACGTAGGGCGATGGGAAAAAGCGCGGCTCTCCCCCACTTTATGAATACGTCCTAAAAAGCGAGCCGCCCACTCAAGATGATCGAGATTGTCCACCTCAAACTGCCGCCCGCCAACGCTTGGGAAAACGGCAAATAAAAAGCCCTGATAGTCGTGCAGCGTCTGGCCATTGAGCGCCAGCGGTGCAACGACAGGGATCTCTTCGTTCGCCAGCTCCTGCGCAAAATCGTGCTCTTCCTGAATCTGCGCCCGGCTCCAGCGCTGAGGGCGATAGAACTTCACCACAAAGCGGCGGCGGTCTTCGTCCATAAACTGATAAACGCGGTTTTCATAGCTGTTAAGCGCCGTCAGACCGGAATCCACCCGCAGTCCCGCCTCAAAAAGGGCGTCCAAAATCACATTGGGAAGCAGAGATTGAAAGGTAAAGGCCGGTATGATTGATTCACTACACATCGCGTTATCGTCTTTTCATCAAGAAAACAGTCTGGCGCACAGGCGGCGTCAGTTAGTCTTTTAAAATACCGCGGGCGCGCAAAAGCGCCGTTTTAAAGTCTTCTTCGTAGTCTTTTTTCAGACCGGGAATGGCGTCGGTACTGGCTGAATCGCGCATCTTAAGATGGTAAATCAGTACGTCGTCTGTCAGTTCACCCAGTGGACCTTTAAAACCAGCTTCATCCGCCAACTTTTGCAGAAACTGAACCAGATTTAAATCCGGGTCTTTCTGCCATGCAGGGTGGATAAGCTCAATCAGTTCATTGACGCGATGGCATTTCATAACGTCTCTCCCTTTCATATTGACACATGCGGGGCAAGCGCTGTTTCTCACTCCCCCAAACGCCGTCGATAACATCCCGTTGAAAGATGTCAAAAATGACGGCTGCGCGCACAGCCTAGCAGGGTTAATAAAAATTTAACAGTCCATTATTTCATCATCCGCGCCATGTTAACGGCTTCGATAAGCCGAGCGCGATCGATGCGCGGATCTTGGCTATCCAGCAGCTGTTGCCAGATATCGATCGCCTTCTGATAGCGGGCGTTGAGGAAGTGGTCTGACGCCAGCAGCATCAGCGCTGTGATCTGATGAGGGTCAGCGCCCAGCGCCCGCTGAAGCAGAGATTCCGCCTGCGGCGTCATGCGCTGACCGGCCTGATAGTAGAGCGTCGTCGCCTTGGCAGAGAGAACCTCGGCATCATCACCGCGAATTTTCGCTACTCGGTCGAAGGCCACCAGCGCGTTTTCAAAGGCATTGCTATTGAGGTAGCGCTGGCCGAGTAAAAACCAGGACTCGCTGTCGTTTGGCGAAGTGCGAATGCGCTGCATCAGTTCGGCAACCACCTTGTCCTGCATCTGTTCATCGCTCATGCCGTTAAACAGCGCGTTGCCCCCCTGATGTACAAACTCGACGGACGGCGAATAGCGGTCATACGTCACATAGGCACCTATGGGCAGCCCCAGAACAAGCACCGTCATCAATGCTGGAACCCAAAGAGAAACGCCCCCTTTATCGAGGAGGGCATCGGGCTCGCTCTGGGCATCCTGCAGCAGGCTTAGCGCCAGCTCCTGCTTTAGCGCTTCTGCCTGACTGCGCTCATTGTCGCTATCGCCAAACAGCCTTTCGGCCAACTCGGACTGCTGGCGAAACAGCTGGACGTTGACGCTTTCACGCAGCCCGCTCGACGTCGCCTTTGTGCGTCGAAAAAACGGCATCCAGACGATAAGCACCGCCAACGCCGTTAGAATGCTGCCGCCAATCCAGAATGCCGTCACCGTTTTTTCTCCAACAGCTGTTCAAGCCGCTGACGCTGTTCATCACTCATCACGGGCAAAGGCCTCACCCGGCGGCGCACATAGCGCCACATAACCACTGCGCCAATCAGCAACAGTACAAGGGGGCTTAGCCACAGCAGAGCCGTCTGCGCGCCAAAGCGCGGCTTATACAGAACAAAATCGCCGAAGCGGCTAGTCATCCGGCTCACGATTTCATCGTTTGATTTGCCGTCGTCCACCATGCGGTACACTTCCAAACGCAGGTCGCGGGCTATTGGCGAGGTAGACTCCACCAGATTCTGGTTCTGGCACTGCGGGCAGCGCAGCTGCTTGGCGAGGGCAACGGCTCTCTCCTGATTTTCCGGCGTTTTAAACTGCCAGGTATCGACGATGTCAGCCCGCAGGGACAAAGGCAGTGCCAAACACAGTAACAGCAGCAGGAAACACCAACGTTGAATCATGGTCGGGATTCCCCCTTTATCAATGCCTCAATCTTCGGCACAAACTCCGCTTTCCAGACGTCAGCATTTAACTCGCCAGAGTAGCGATAGCGAACTACGCCTCGGGCGTCAATAAGATAGGTTTCCGGCGTGCCGTAAACTCCAAGCTCCATGGCCAGCTTGCCTTCAGGATCGTAAACAGAACGAAAATAGGGATTGCCCAGCTCGTTAAGCACCTTCATCGCTGCAGCGCGAGTGTCGCGATAGTTGAGGCCGAAAAGCGTAAACTCTCCTTGCTGACCTATCTCCTTTAAGAAAGAGAACTCCGATTTACAGGAAGGACACCAGCTCGCCCATACGTTTAGCACCGTAATCTGCCCCTGAAAATCCCGCTCAGAGAACGTCCTGTTGCGCAGCAGAAGGTCATCTGCCACAAACGCCGGCATCGGCTTATCCTGCTGGATTAGCCCTAACTGATGCGGATCTTTTTGCAACCCGATAAAAAGCGCAATCCCCAGTACTGCCACCAGCAGCAGAGGAATAAACAGCTTCAGGCGCGTCATGATGCACCTCCCCGACTCGTACGGCTCAGTCGACCAACCAGCAGCAGCGTACCGCCCAGCATCATCAATAAACCACCGCCCCAGACCCAGCGGATAAACGGCTTATAGTGAAAGCGCAGCGCGTAGCTTTCCCGCTCAACTTTTTCGCCCATAATTGCGTACAGGTCACCGAAAAGCCCCCAGGAAATGCCCGGTTCGCTCATCAGCATGGTTCTTACCGTATAGTGACGCCGTTCCGGCATTAGCGTAGCAATGACGTTATCCGCTTTTGTCACTGAAATCACTGCCTGTTCTGACGTGTAGTTCGGCCCCACCAGCAGTCGGGTTTCCTGATAGTTAAAGCGATAGTCGCCCAGCGCCGCTTCACTCCCCGGAGCCATTTTTACGCCCACTTCCGTAGAGTAATAGCTGGAAATCACGATGCCTACGGTCGCCACGGCAACGCCGCAGTGCGCCAACCAAACTCCGCAGCGCTTCAAAGACAGCTGACGAACCGTCGACAGGTTGCTCAGGCAAACCCAGGCCGCCAGTGCAAGCGACAGGGCAACCGCTGGATAAAACCGGTTAAACGACAGCGCACCGCCGACGCCGATGACAACGGCCAAGGTCGCTAAAACGGCAAGGCGCTTTCCGCTGCCCGCCGCTAGGCTTTTCCAGCGGCTCAGCGGAGAAAATCCCATCACGACTAAAGCCAACAATACAGGCGGAACGAAGGTGGCATTGAAATAGGGCGCGCCGACGGAAATAGATCCTAATCCGAAGGCGGTGAACAGCATCGGGTAAAAGGTGCCGATAAGCACAATCAGCGTCGCTACGCTCAGCAGCACGTTGGCAGCCAGCAGCATCGCCTCACGAGACAGCAGCCCGAAGCGGGCGGCAGAAGGCTGGGTGTTAGCTCTTAGCGCAAACAGAGTAAGCGCCCCCAATACTGCCAGCCCCAGCAGCAAAAGCAGCATAATGCCGCGATCGGGGTCGACGGCGAAGGCGTGAACCGAGGTCAACACGCCGGAGCGCACGATAAAGGTACCCAGCAGGCTGAGCGCAAAAGTAAAGATGGAAAGCAGCAGGCTCCAGTGGCTAAATGCCCCTCGCCGCTCCGTGACTATCAGCGAGTGCAGCAGCGCGGTGCCCAACAGCCACGGCATCAGCGAGGCGTTTTCAACCGGATCCCAGAACCACCAGCCCCCCAGCCCAGCTCATAGTAAGCCCACCAGGATCCGAGAATAATGCCGCCGGTCAGGCACACCCACGCCGCCAGCGCCCAGGGGCGGCTCCAGTAGGCAACGGCTGCGTCCATTTTCCCACTCACCAGTGCAGCTACCGCCAGCGCAAAGTTAACGGCAAAGCCAACGTAGCCCAGATAAAGCAGCGGCGGGTGGAAAATCAGGCCGACGTCCTGCAGCATCGGATTAAGGT
This DNA window, taken from Leminorella richardii, encodes the following:
- a CDS encoding serine/threonine protein kinase yields the protein MCSESIIPAFTFQSLLPNVILDALFEAGLRVDSGLTALNSYENRVYQFMDEDRRRFVVKFYRPQRWSRAQIQEEHDFAQELANEEIPVVAPLALNGQTLHDYQGFLFAVFPSVGGRQFEVDNLDHLEWAARFLGRIHKVGESRAFSHRPTFGLDEYLYQPRKTLAESPLVPKAVKADFLVALDALIQAVESHWRTDWSSCRLHGDCHPGNILWRDGPTFVDLDDARNGPVVQDIWMMLQGEAQEQLMQLDLIAEAYSEFAEFPSGELALIEPLRGMRMVHYLAWVVRRWEDPAFPKSFPWVADAEYWQRQPAALFEQVKRLEAPPLRLAPMY
- a CDS encoding ShlB/FhaC/HecB family hemolysin secretion/activation protein encodes the protein MSAALVSPADQATIEHQQKVLLDRAQQQREVLQNTISVSELPLSNEHLAADSCQNIHHIDLQGASLLPPSTTERLLSPWRQRCMSLSDISTLVRDITQAYLERGYITSQAWLPEQDISSGILVIRATEGKTESITLEGGSSILISMAFPDLIGKAVNLRDLEQGLEQMNRLSSRSVTIDIQPGTIPGYSQVVLIPAEWRFPARVNISVDNSGQKSTGSSQLSASLVVDNPLRFADQWTVSASRDGEFHHDRQSRSFSISATLPYGYWLFSTQYSWSDFYQTVPANAGTYRYDGTVQAWQAGVNRTLYRDGSQRFALDIALSRRRTENRLAGTRLSISSPTLTSLTSGLGYSRVLGGGYVTFNPAITIGLKEMGATRDSNAHPDAPRSEFRRFSLSASYFYPLSPSLTYMTSFYGQTSPDNLYASERISAGGIYSVRGFKEQSLTGNRGGYWRNELNWQAMTLPDLGELSFTGALDGGHIIGRRRLADGGDIAGISAGFSLHGSQLSQSLTIGAPLVYPNSLEPDRWVVYWLAGVSF
- the dsbA gene encoding thiol:disulfide interchange protein DsbA; this encodes MMKKMVCAAIAAGAFLVLANPIVTASAAETSAVVANYKDGKQYTTLSREATEEPQVMEFFSFFCPHCYDFENVYHMTDVFKKQLPENGKMVKYHVDFMGGELGSQLTQAWAVAITLGVQQKVAPLLFEGIQKTRTIQNLEGIRQAFIQAGVTAEEFDSAWNSFIVKSLTAQQRKLAADVELRSVPSVVVNGKYMVKTEGLEADSIESFIKEYGQVVKFLLGKK
- a CDS encoding DsbE family thiol:disulfide interchange protein: MTRLKLFIPLLLVAVLGIALFIGLQKDPHQLGLIQQDKPMPAFVADDLLLRNRTFSERDFQGQITVLNVWASWCPSCKSEFSFLKEIGQQGEFTLFGLNYRDTRAAAMKVLNELGNPYFRSVYDPEGKLAMELGVYGTPETYLIDARGVVRYRYSGELNADVWKAEFVPKIEALIKGESRP
- a CDS encoding YihD family protein, which translates into the protein MKCHRVNELIELIHPAWQKDPDLNLVQFLQKLADEAGFKGPLGELTDDVLIYHLKMRDSASTDAIPGLKKDYEEDFKTALLRARGILKD
- the ccmI gene encoding c-type cytochrome biogenesis protein CcmI encodes the protein MTAFWIGGSILTALAVLIVWMPFFRRTKATSSGLRESVNVQLFRQQSELAERLFGDSDNERSQAEALKQELALSLLQDAQSEPDALLDKGGVSLWVPALMTVLVLGLPIGAYVTYDRYSPSVEFVHQGGNALFNGMSDEQMQDKVVAELMQRIRTSPNDSESWFLLGQRYLNSNAFENALVAFDRVAKIRGDDAEVLSAKATTLYYQAGQRMTPQAESLLQRALGADPHQITALMLLASDHFLNARYQKAIDIWQQLLDSQDPRIDRARLIEAVNMARMMK
- the nrfF gene encoding heme lyase NrfEFG subunit NrfF, producing MIQRWCFLLLLLCLALPLSLRADIVDTWQFKTPENQERAVALAKQLRCPQCQNQNLVESTSPIARDLRLEVYRMVDDGKSNDEIVSRMTSRFGDFVLYKPRFGAQTALLWLSPLVLLLIGAVVMWRYVRRRVRPLPVMSDEQRQRLEQLLEKKR